Part of the Bacillus sp. THAF10 genome is shown below.
CGCACGGTTTTGTCCCTATATGCTTTGGATTGAATAAAGTCAGCGTCACCCACATGAATAAACTTTCCACGAGATCTGGTGATAGCAACATTGATTAATCTTTCACTATTTTTTCCTGTTAACAGCATTCCTGGCCTTTCAAATGGATGGCTGTCAACAGAATCGAAAATGACCATGTCGCGCTCACTACCTTGGAATCTGTGAACCGTTGCAGCAATGATAGTATCCTTCCCCTGCTCCTGTGGCAGCATCTCCTCAATTAGCTCCTGCATCCAACTTGCTTGTGCCCTGTATGGTGTAATAAATCCTATAGACCTTACTCCATCAATATAGGCTTCGTACATAGCTTGAAAAGATAGCACTAAATGCCATATGTTTACTCTAGATTTAGAGTCTCTTTCTGTAAAAGCATACGCGCCTGATCCTGAAGTGGAAAGCATGAGGGAAGCTGTGTTAGGAAAAGGCTTTTGTTTAGCAATTTTTTCCCGTACCTCTTTTAGTCCTGGGTAATCACCAACTAAAGAAGAATAGATATACCTATTTGTGAAAGCTGAAATCTCTGGATGCATTCTTCTTTGTTCATTTAATAAGAATAGATGTGCATGTAAAGTCCCGCTATTAATCGAATCAGCTACCCCTGTTAGATGAAATACATCTTCTTTTAACCATCTATCAATTAATTCATGTCTTCCTGATGCAATTGGCGGTAGTTGCTTAAAGTCTCCGCATACAATAATGTGTTTGGCGAGGGAAGCCGCAAAAGCAATCTGTGGAATATAGGCCATACTCGCTTCATCTATAATTACAAGGTCGTAATCCGCTTCATAAACAGACGGATCAGTTGCTGCCTTTGACAAGGTGGTACCGATAATTTGAGCACTTTTTATTAGCTTCAGCTCTTTCTGTCTGACCTTCTCCAATATTTTTGCAAGGTTAGCTTCTAGTTTCAATAATCGCTCGGAACTCTTTTCAGAATAGGATTCGGATAGCTCAAGCTTCAACTGTTTTCGTTCTTCTGTCTTTGCTCCTTTTTCTTTTGCAAGCTCAGGATCTTGTGCTTGTATAAGTGTTGTGCTTGTAATAGGTGGAAAGTTTAATTCGAATTCTGGTGTCACAGTACCAAACCGAAGGATATCCCCTTCTTTAAACTTTCTCTTTTTTACGATAAAGGAGGTTATCTCTTTCATAAGGACATTAACGGATTGATTGCTGTGAGAAAGCAGGAGTACCTTCTTTGCCTTAAAATATTTATTGGCTGCTACTCTGGCTAAAGTGTAGGTTTTTCCTGTTCCGGGAGGTCCCCATACAAACGTGACCGGATTATACTTACTTCGGAGAATTAATTCGTGAACATTTGATTTTATAATGGAAGTGGGATGCTTAGGCTCTATATCAGGTTGTAAAAGCTTTCTTACTCTTCCCCGTTTCTTCTTCTCTTTTTTGATTTCATCTAATCGTTGTATTAATTGATCTAACAATTCCCAGGGGTTGTGTGACAAATATGCTTTGGTTAGTATATCTCCTAGATTCTTTTCAAAGGAGAGAATAAGGTTTTTCCCATCAGACGATAACACTCTTGCCTCTGTTTTTATCTCTCCCCACTCTACTGTGACTAGAGAGTTTGGTGGGAGGCTAATGGAAAATACTGTATCAAAATAGTAATTGTATGGCGGACCGCTATTGACCATTCTTCCGTTTAAAAGCAAATACTCGGTGCTGCCGAACTTCTTCATGTGAAAAATTTCTGCTTGTAATGCTTTTTTCCATTCTTTTATATGTTGAGAGGTTTTCAATTTTTTTCTTCCTTCTAGGTATACAATTTAAGAAAAACTATCGTACCAGCATTTTATCTTTTAGTCTACTATTTTTGAATGGACGGTTTACGTTTCATCCATCTCAATAATTGGGAAGATAAAAAGTAAGGAGGATGAGAGAATGCTTGCTGTTTACTTAAGTGTCGTGATATTTATTGTCTCCGTTAGTATATTGGTGGTTGCCTATCTTTCTTTCCGAAAGAAATCCGAACCGACTTTTCAAGCATTAAATACAATGAATGAACGGATTACGGAAGAAAAAGAGGCGATTCAATTACAGATGGAAAAAATGAAGGAAAAACAAACGAACTTAAAAAATGATTTAGACTGGAAGAAATCAGTATTTCAGTTCACGCTAGGAGAACTGAAAAAATTGCCATATTCGTTTAAAAGCTCTACTAGAAAAAAGCACACACAATATGATCGAAGCATGTAAAAAGCACCGAATCCACTTTCTGATTCGGTGCTTTTCTTATAATGCAGTAAACGTTTCATCTTTATAGTGTGGTGGCCTCGTTAGCCTGTCTTTATGATAGATAGCGTTAATCTCCCCACCGATAACAAGGGCAAGGCCCGTTAAAAATAACCATAGCATTAAAATTATAACACCACCAAGGCTTCCATACGTTGCGGAATAGTTTCCAAAATTGCTGATGTAAAAGGAAAAACCTAACGATACCGTCTGCCATATAATGGTTGCAACTAGAGCTCCAGGTAGTAACTCTTTTATGGTCTTATTAATATTAGGTGCGATTCGATATAAAAGTGTAATGATGGTGAAAATAACAATAAATGCGATAATCCAT
Proteins encoded:
- a CDS encoding AAA domain-containing protein translates to MKTSQHIKEWKKALQAEIFHMKKFGSTEYLLLNGRMVNSGPPYNYYFDTVFSISLPPNSLVTVEWGEIKTEARVLSSDGKNLILSFEKNLGDILTKAYLSHNPWELLDQLIQRLDEIKKEKKKRGRVRKLLQPDIEPKHPTSIIKSNVHELILRSKYNPVTFVWGPPGTGKTYTLARVAANKYFKAKKVLLLSHSNQSVNVLMKEITSFIVKKRKFKEGDILRFGTVTPEFELNFPPITSTTLIQAQDPELAKEKGAKTEERKQLKLELSESYSEKSSERLLKLEANLAKILEKVRQKELKLIKSAQIIGTTLSKAATDPSVYEADYDLVIIDEASMAYIPQIAFAASLAKHIIVCGDFKQLPPIASGRHELIDRWLKEDVFHLTGVADSINSGTLHAHLFLLNEQRRMHPEISAFTNRYIYSSLVGDYPGLKEVREKIAKQKPFPNTASLMLSTSGSGAYAFTERDSKSRVNIWHLVLSFQAMYEAYIDGVRSIGFITPYRAQASWMQELIEEMLPQEQGKDTIIAATVHRFQGSERDMVIFDSVDSHPFERPGMLLTGKNSERLINVAITRSRGKFIHVGDADFIQSKAYRDKTVRKLVDFQKNNQLSVLPHHIGKWVKQQHPNMQWMHAQKLDRLFYDVENATNSVCIYLPNNKELPVDWKQRLDNMRISVHLEKSKGVYPFPFVIIDQATLWLGVPFEAVHLAQPPHVCVRVQSRLLCRRLLESKE